A DNA window from Pseudomonas wuhanensis contains the following coding sequences:
- a CDS encoding PA3371 family protein, which translates to MSKSAAGFFILALLSGILHLSLVEDTIITLPLIACGVFGALFVLVLIAGRKIKFDPVLR; encoded by the coding sequence ATGTCCAAATCAGCCGCAGGATTTTTCATCCTCGCTTTACTGAGTGGCATCCTTCATCTGTCATTGGTCGAGGACACAATCATCACCCTGCCCCTGATTGCTTGCGGCGTGTTCGGCGCACTGTTCGTGCTGGTGCTGATCGCCGGGCGCAAGATCAAGTTCGATCCGGTTTTGCGCTGA
- the phnN gene encoding phosphonate metabolism protein/1,5-bisphosphokinase (PRPP-forming) PhnN, with protein MGGRLIYLMGPSGSGKDSLIEAARKPLRAGNCEVVRRVITRSAESVGEDAIEVSREEFERRRAKGDFALSWQAHGLSYGIPVRIDQWLAEGRHVLINGSRGHLTEAQLRYPTLLPVLLTVKDEALRERLLRRGRENPAEVEARLRRNGLFMADDSISNIQIRRLDNSGDLAGTVANLLKLLSFSAKPDRT; from the coding sequence ATGGGTGGCAGGCTGATTTATTTAATGGGGCCTTCGGGATCCGGCAAGGATAGCCTCATCGAAGCCGCTCGCAAGCCGTTGCGCGCAGGCAATTGTGAAGTGGTGCGCCGCGTTATCACGCGCTCGGCGGAGTCCGTGGGTGAAGACGCCATCGAGGTTTCCCGCGAAGAGTTCGAACGACGCAGAGCCAAAGGGGATTTTGCATTGTCGTGGCAAGCCCATGGGCTGAGTTACGGTATTCCTGTGCGCATAGACCAATGGCTCGCGGAGGGTCGCCATGTGTTGATCAACGGTTCGCGCGGGCACCTGACAGAGGCGCAACTGCGTTATCCCACGCTATTGCCGGTGCTATTGACGGTCAAGGATGAAGCCCTGCGCGAGCGTCTGCTACGGCGGGGGCGAGAGAACCCGGCAGAAGTTGAAGCAAGATTGCGCCGTAATGGGTTGTTTATGGCTGATGATTCAATTAGTAATATTCAGATCCGCCGACTCGATAACTCCGGCGACCTTGCTGGCACCGTCGCCAATCTTCTGAAACTACTGAGCTTCAGCGCAAAACCGGATCGAACTTGA
- a CDS encoding Arc family DNA-binding protein — MRPLKQAIYSSRTADKFVVRLPDGMRERIAEVARNHHRSMNSEIIARLEQSLIQEGALGEELSMRLDSPELSLHERELLQRFRQLSHRQQNALVSLIAHDAEMAADAS; from the coding sequence ATGCGCCCATTGAAACAGGCAATTTATTCCAGCCGTACGGCTGACAAGTTCGTCGTACGTCTGCCAGACGGAATGCGTGAACGCATTGCCGAGGTGGCTCGCAATCATCATCGCAGCATGAACTCCGAAATCATCGCGCGCCTTGAGCAGAGCCTTATTCAGGAAGGCGCGTTGGGTGAAGAATTGAGCATGCGCCTGGACAGCCCCGAGCTGTCTTTGCACGAACGCGAACTGCTGCAACGCTTCCGCCAACTCTCCCACCGTCAGCAAAACGCTCTGGTTTCGCTGATCGCCCATGACGCCGAAATGGCCGCAGACGCTTCCTGA